One Lysobacter enzymogenes DNA segment encodes these proteins:
- the speD gene encoding adenosylmethionine decarboxylase — MVKPLPRLRLQGFNNLTKALSFNIYDVCFAASEDERRRYIEYIDEAYNADRLTQILTDVAEIIGANILNIARQDYDPQGASVTILISEEPVIDKKDAGKEIISDAVVAHMDKSHITVHTYPETHPDNGIATFRADIDVATCGVISPLKALNYLIESFESDIVVMDYRVRGFTRDIKGRKHYIDHKINSIQDYLAKNIKSRYEMIDVNVYQENIFHSKMHLKEFDLDTYLFEEKAKNLSFKERMKIEARLKREIEELYHGRNLAD, encoded by the coding sequence GTGGTCAAGCCGTTGCCGCGCCTGCGGTTGCAGGGTTTCAACAACCTCACCAAGGCCCTCTCGTTCAATATCTACGATGTCTGCTTCGCGGCCTCCGAAGACGAGCGCCGACGGTATATCGAGTACATCGACGAGGCGTATAACGCCGACCGCCTCACCCAGATCCTGACGGATGTGGCGGAGATCATCGGCGCGAATATCCTGAACATCGCCCGCCAGGACTACGACCCGCAGGGCGCGTCGGTCACGATCCTGATCTCGGAAGAGCCGGTGATCGACAAGAAGGACGCCGGCAAGGAGATCATTTCCGACGCCGTGGTCGCGCACATGGACAAGTCGCACATCACCGTGCACACCTATCCGGAAACCCATCCGGACAACGGCATCGCGACCTTCCGCGCCGACATCGACGTCGCCACCTGCGGCGTCATTTCGCCGCTGAAAGCCCTGAATTACCTGATCGAAAGCTTCGAGTCCGACATCGTGGTGATGGACTACCGGGTGCGCGGCTTCACCCGCGACATCAAGGGCCGCAAGCACTACATCGACCACAAGATCAACTCGATCCAGGACTACCTAGCCAAGAACATCAAGTCGCGCTACGAGATGATCGACGTCAACGTCTACCAGGAAAACATCTTCCATTCGAAGATGCACCTGAAGGAATTCGACCTCGACACCTACCTGTTCGAGGAGAAGGCCAAGAACCTCTCGTTCAAGGAGCGCATGAAGATCGAGGCGCGGCTCAAGCGCGAGATCGAAGAGCTCTACCACGGGCGCAACCTGGCCGACTGA
- the rplM gene encoding 50S ribosomal protein L13: protein MKTFTAKNETVQRDWYIVDATGKTLGRLSTELARRLRGKHKPVYTPHVDTGDYLVVINAEKIAVTGNKLQDKMYYRFTGYIGNLKSETLGQALERHPERVIEIAVKGMLPKNPLGRAMYRKLKVYKGSEHPHAAQQPQPLDI from the coding sequence ATGAAGACCTTTACCGCTAAGAACGAGACCGTCCAGCGCGACTGGTACATCGTCGACGCGACCGGCAAGACCCTCGGTCGTCTCAGCACCGAGCTGGCCCGCCGCCTGCGTGGCAAGCACAAGCCCGTCTACACCCCGCACGTCGATACCGGCGATTACCTGGTGGTGATCAACGCCGAGAAGATCGCGGTCACCGGCAACAAGCTGCAGGACAAGATGTACTACCGGTTCACCGGCTACATCGGCAACCTGAAGAGCGAGACCCTCGGCCAGGCCCTGGAGCGCCACCCGGAGCGCGTGATCGAAATCGCGGTCAAGGGCATGCTGCCGAAGAACCCGCTGGGTCGCGCCATGTACCGCAAGCTCAAGGTGTACAAGGGCTCCGAGCATCCGCATGCCGCCCAGCAGCCGCAGCCGCTGGACATCTAA
- a CDS encoding (Fe-S)-binding protein gives MPTAPSGDFAAAAAQGDPLAALADRCVQCGLCLPACPTYGHDRLEAESPRGRIALARAWALDTIPATAASDAHLDHCLGCRSCEAVCPAGVEYGRLLVAARSRQRERRPAGWRQRLVERLAARPRALAAGLAVYRAAYPLLPMAARPLPRPPGRVRALPRRAGASTARVSLFVGCVAGAYEAPLRAALARLCGGLGIELDIAADQGCCGALHEHAGDTAAAAALAARNRAAFAGRGTVLSLASGCHDSLRRALGDGAHATDALAFVAECAGALRWRRTPQRVALHLPCTQRNVVKSGPALRRLLAAVPGLEVIELDAGFGCCGASGTQMLTEPARAAEYRAPLLAQFERSGATRLLSANIGCRLHLANGTAAPVLHPLEFLAECLDDGSAAG, from the coding sequence TTGCCGACCGCTCCGTCCGGGGACTTCGCAGCGGCTGCGGCCCAGGGCGATCCACTGGCGGCGCTGGCCGACCGCTGCGTGCAATGCGGCCTGTGCCTGCCGGCCTGCCCGACCTACGGCCACGACCGGCTGGAAGCCGAATCCCCGCGCGGCCGCATCGCCCTGGCCCGGGCCTGGGCGCTGGACACGATCCCGGCCACCGCCGCGTCCGACGCCCACCTGGACCACTGCCTGGGCTGTCGCAGCTGCGAGGCGGTGTGCCCGGCCGGGGTCGAATACGGCCGCCTGCTGGTCGCCGCGCGCAGCCGCCAGCGCGAACGGCGTCCCGCCGGCTGGCGCCAGCGGCTGGTCGAACGGCTGGCGGCGCGGCCGCGCGCGCTCGCCGCCGGCCTGGCCGTGTACCGCGCCGCCTACCCGTTGCTGCCGATGGCCGCTCGACCGTTGCCGCGGCCACCGGGCCGGGTTCGCGCCCTGCCGCGCCGGGCCGGCGCGTCGACGGCGCGGGTTTCGCTGTTCGTCGGCTGCGTCGCCGGCGCCTATGAAGCGCCGTTGCGCGCGGCGCTGGCGCGGCTGTGCGGCGGCCTCGGCATCGAGCTCGACATCGCTGCGGACCAAGGCTGCTGCGGCGCCCTGCATGAGCACGCCGGCGATACCGCCGCCGCGGCCGCGCTGGCGGCGCGCAATCGCGCCGCCTTCGCCGGCCGCGGCACCGTGCTGAGCCTCGCCAGCGGCTGCCACGACAGCCTGCGCCGGGCGCTCGGCGACGGCGCCCACGCGACCGACGCGCTGGCGTTCGTGGCCGAATGCGCCGGCGCGCTGCGCTGGCGGCGCACGCCGCAGCGGGTCGCGCTGCACCTGCCGTGCACGCAGCGCAACGTGGTCAAGTCGGGGCCGGCGCTGCGCCGGTTGCTGGCGGCGGTGCCGGGGCTGGAGGTGATCGAACTCGATGCCGGATTCGGCTGCTGCGGCGCGTCGGGGACGCAGATGCTGACCGAACCGGCGCGCGCGGCGGAATACCGCGCGCCGCTGCTGGCGCAGTTCGAACGCAGCGGGGCGACGCGGCTGTTGAGCGCGAATATCGGCTGCCGGCTGCACCTCGCCAACGGGACCGCGGCGCCGGTGCTGCATCCGCTGGAGTTCCTGGCCGAGTGCCTGGACGACGGGTCCGCGGCGGGCTGA
- a CDS encoding GNAT family N-acetyltransferase, with amino-acid sequence MDSHAPSTAPAAEPSALRALEPGDRDAVRAFLRQRWNSATILLDGRAIDAAALPGFLARDAGRIAALITLLDESEHCEIVTLDAVRPRAGLGTALIERAAQRARALGLRRLLTRTTNDNLDALRFYQRRGFRLYRLVPGAIDLEREADPTIALIGRHGIPLRDEISLIRELD; translated from the coding sequence ATGGATTCCCACGCCCCGTCCACCGCACCCGCCGCCGAACCGAGTGCGCTGCGCGCGCTCGAACCGGGCGACCGCGACGCCGTGCGCGCGTTCCTGCGGCAACGCTGGAACAGCGCCACGATCCTGCTCGACGGCCGCGCCATCGACGCCGCCGCCCTGCCCGGCTTCCTCGCCCGCGACGCCGGCAGGATCGCCGCGCTGATCACCCTGCTCGATGAAAGCGAACACTGCGAGATCGTCACCCTCGACGCCGTGCGTCCGCGCGCCGGCCTCGGCACGGCCCTGATCGAACGCGCCGCGCAGCGCGCCCGCGCGCTCGGCCTGCGGCGGTTGCTCACCCGCACCACCAACGACAATCTCGACGCACTGCGTTTCTACCAGCGCCGCGGCTTCCGTCTGTACCGACTGGTGCCGGGCGCGATCGACCTGGAACGCGAAGCCGACCCGACGATCGCGCTGATCGGCCGCCACGGCATCCCGCTGCGCGACGAAATCAGCCTGATCCGCGAGCTCGATTGA
- the coq7 gene encoding 2-polyprenyl-3-methyl-6-methoxy-1,4-benzoquinone monooxygenase, producing MNARALSPLDRVLSEAQRALDTVFGAPLAERANPAGSTAELVLEPQEKRHSAGLMRINHVGEVCAQALYCGQAAVARDESTREHLLHAAQEETDHLAWCADRLRELDSRPSLLNPVWYAGSFAIGALAGLRGDGWNLGFVVETERQVEAHIDEHLESLPEGDQRSRAILRTMKADEARHAANAEAAGARILPMPVPTIMAAASKVMKAVAYRL from the coding sequence ATGAACGCCCGTGCCCTCAGCCCCCTGGATCGCGTGCTCAGCGAAGCGCAGCGCGCCCTCGACACCGTGTTCGGCGCGCCGCTGGCCGAACGCGCGAATCCGGCCGGCAGCACCGCCGAGCTGGTGCTGGAACCGCAGGAAAAACGCCATTCGGCAGGATTGATGCGAATCAACCATGTCGGCGAGGTCTGCGCCCAGGCGCTGTACTGCGGCCAGGCCGCGGTCGCCCGCGACGAATCCACCCGCGAGCACCTGCTGCACGCCGCCCAGGAAGAGACCGACCACCTGGCCTGGTGCGCCGACCGCCTGCGCGAACTCGACAGCCGCCCGAGCCTGCTCAACCCGGTGTGGTACGCCGGCAGCTTCGCCATCGGCGCGCTGGCCGGCCTGCGCGGCGACGGCTGGAACCTGGGCTTCGTGGTCGAGACCGAGCGCCAGGTCGAGGCGCACATCGACGAACACCTGGAGTCGCTGCCCGAGGGCGACCAGCGCAGCCGCGCGATCCTGCGCACGATGAAGGCCGACGAGGCCCGCCACGCCGCGAACGCCGAAGCGGCCGGGGCGCGGATCCTGCCGATGCCGGTGCCGACGATCATGGCGGCGGCGTCGAAGGTGATGAAGGCGGTGGCTTACCGGCTTTGA
- a CDS encoding fumarylacetoacetate hydrolase family protein, with the protein MKLGTLKEGGRDGTLIVVARDLSCAVRATGIADTLQRALEDWSNVAPRLNALSDALHEFRADGVFALDFAALASPLPRAYEFVDGSAYLPHVERVRRARGAEVPESFYVDPLMYQAVSAGFYGPRDPVRVPDEAYGIDLEAEVVIVTDDVPMAATPEQAAGHIQLVGLVNDVSLRNLIPNELAKGFGFLQSKPRSALSPVFVTPDELGPAWIDSKVHRPLTTHINGEWFGAPEAGVDMQFSFAQLVAHAAKTRPLSAGTIVGSGTVANEDTSLGASCFAEKRTVETLEHGKPLTPFMKYGDTVRIEMFDAAGASIFGAIEQRIEKP; encoded by the coding sequence ATGAAACTCGGAACCCTGAAGGAAGGCGGCCGCGACGGCACGCTGATCGTCGTCGCGCGCGACCTGAGCTGCGCCGTGCGCGCCACCGGCATCGCCGACACCCTGCAGCGCGCGCTGGAGGACTGGTCGAACGTGGCGCCGCGCTTGAACGCGCTGTCCGACGCGCTCCACGAGTTCCGCGCCGACGGCGTCTTCGCGCTCGACTTCGCCGCCCTGGCCTCGCCGCTGCCGCGCGCCTACGAGTTCGTCGACGGCAGCGCCTACCTGCCGCACGTCGAGCGCGTGCGCCGCGCCCGCGGCGCCGAAGTGCCGGAAAGCTTCTACGTCGACCCGCTGATGTACCAGGCGGTCAGCGCCGGGTTCTACGGCCCGCGTGATCCGGTGCGGGTGCCCGACGAGGCCTATGGCATCGATCTGGAAGCCGAAGTGGTGATCGTCACCGACGACGTGCCGATGGCGGCGACGCCGGAGCAGGCCGCCGGCCATATCCAGTTGGTCGGCCTGGTCAACGACGTTTCGCTGCGCAACCTGATCCCGAACGAGCTGGCCAAGGGCTTCGGCTTCCTGCAGTCCAAGCCGCGCTCGGCGCTGAGCCCGGTGTTCGTGACCCCGGACGAGCTCGGCCCGGCCTGGATCGACAGCAAGGTGCACCGACCGTTGACCACCCACATCAACGGCGAATGGTTCGGAGCGCCGGAAGCCGGCGTGGACATGCAATTCAGCTTCGCTCAACTGGTGGCGCACGCGGCCAAGACCCGGCCTTTGTCGGCCGGCACCATCGTCGGCTCGGGCACCGTCGCCAACGAGGACACCTCGCTCGGCGCGTCGTGCTTCGCCGAGAAGCGCACGGTGGAAACGCTGGAGCACGGCAAGCCGCTGACCCCGTTCATGAAGTACGGCGACACCGTGCGCATCGAGATGTTCGACGCCGCCGGCGCCAGCATCTTCGGCGCGATCGAGCAGCGCATCGAGAAGCCGTAA
- the rpsI gene encoding 30S ribosomal protein S9, with translation MAIQQNYGTGRRKSSTARVFLRKGDGKITINQRSLEEFFGRETARMIVRQPLELTQSTDKFDLTITVAGGGITGQAGAIRLGIARALVEYDETLKGELRKAGFMTRDAREVERKKVGLHKARRATQFSKR, from the coding sequence ATGGCTATCCAGCAGAATTACGGCACCGGCCGCCGCAAGTCCTCCACCGCCCGCGTGTTCCTGCGCAAGGGCGACGGCAAGATCACCATCAACCAGCGCTCGCTCGAAGAATTCTTCGGCCGCGAGACCGCGCGCATGATCGTGCGCCAGCCGCTGGAACTGACCCAGTCGACCGACAAGTTCGACCTGACCATCACCGTCGCCGGCGGCGGCATCACCGGCCAGGCCGGTGCGATCCGCCTGGGCATCGCCCGCGCGCTGGTCGAGTACGACGAAACGCTCAAGGGCGAGCTGCGCAAGGCGGGCTTCATGACCCGCGACGCGCGCGAAGTCGAGCGTAAGAAGGTCGGTCTGCACAAGGCGCGTCGCGCCACCCAGTTCTCGAAGCGCTAA
- the crp gene encoding cAMP-activated global transcriptional regulator CRP produces the protein MTALRRTNSPLLPDGATIERFLAHCHRRRYPSRTDVFRPGDPASTLYYVVSGSVSIITEEEDGRELVLGYFGPGEFVGELGLFIESDHREVILRTRSTCELAEIGHERLYDLLLTRLSLDAPKLLYAIGAQISRRLLDTSRKAGRLAFLDVTDRIVRALHDLAKEPEAMSHPQGTQLRVSRQELSRLVGCSREMAGRVLKKLQADGKLHARGKTVVLYGTR, from the coding sequence TTGACCGCACTGCGCCGAACCAACAGCCCGTTGTTGCCCGACGGCGCAACGATCGAACGTTTCCTGGCCCACTGCCACCGTCGGCGTTACCCGTCCCGTACGGACGTGTTCCGCCCCGGCGACCCGGCCAGCACCCTCTATTATGTCGTCTCCGGCTCGGTCAGCATCATTACCGAGGAAGAGGACGGCCGCGAACTGGTCCTGGGCTACTTCGGCCCCGGCGAGTTCGTCGGCGAACTCGGCCTGTTCATCGAGAGCGACCATCGCGAGGTGATCCTGCGCACGCGCAGCACCTGCGAGCTGGCCGAGATCGGTCATGAGCGCCTCTACGACCTGCTGCTGACGCGGCTGTCGCTGGACGCGCCCAAGCTGCTGTATGCGATCGGCGCGCAGATTTCCCGGCGCCTGCTCGATACCAGCCGCAAGGCCGGCCGCCTGGCCTTCCTCGACGTGACCGACCGGATCGTGCGCGCCCTGCACGACCTGGCCAAGGAACCCGAGGCGATGAGCCATCCGCAGGGCACCCAGCTGCGGGTGTCGCGCCAGGAGCTTTCGCGCCTGGTCGGCTGCTCGCGCGAAATGGCCGGCCGCGTGCTCAAGAAGCTGCAGGCCGACGGCAAGCTGCACGCCCGCGGCAAGACCGTCGTCCTTTACGGGACCCGCTGA